One genomic segment of Thermus neutrinimicus includes these proteins:
- a CDS encoding YbjN domain-containing protein — translation MRSFLLLVALVWGLALGQGLVRGVTPEEVEGLLREMGVVYEKRDHHLFLLELASPKVWLELDWCEEGRCGLVALSAGFRKKVDLEHLNAWNRDYRFSRAYLDREGDPWVEWELDLTGGVSWEALREFLRLFAEAVLPKFMEHIGFEP, via the coding sequence ATGCGGTCCTTCTTGCTGTTGGTGGCGTTGGTTTGGGGTTTGGCCCTGGGGCAGGGGCTGGTCCGGGGCGTGACCCCGGAGGAGGTGGAAGGCCTCTTGAGGGAGATGGGCGTGGTCTACGAGAAAAGGGACCACCACCTCTTTCTCCTGGAGCTGGCAAGCCCCAAGGTATGGCTGGAGCTGGATTGGTGCGAGGAGGGGCGCTGCGGGTTGGTGGCCCTTTCCGCGGGGTTTAGGAAAAAGGTGGACCTCGAGCACCTTAACGCCTGGAACCGGGATTACCGCTTTAGCCGGGCCTATCTGGATCGGGAGGGGGACCCTTGGGTGGAGTGGGAGCTGGACCTCACGGGTGGGGTGAGCTGGGAGGCTTTGCGGGAGTTTTTGCGCTTGTTCGCTGAGGCGGTTCTTCCCAAATTCATGGAGCACATCGGATTCGAGCCCTAG
- a CDS encoding ribonuclease catalytic domain-containing protein, with protein sequence MAALVVYKGRPALAVEKGDRLELTLPGGSQVRVRPKDVLWLHPGPASLELSPPEGEEEAAWELLQGQVVELKDLAELVYGAYTPDTAFGAYLLAQRGERFLLEGERVRARTREEVEARLEAQRQREERERLFQEGIRRLREGVLALEDRPLVQEVEAVALGERRESRVLKALGLPETPEAAHALLLRLGVWRRENPHPRRLGLALSPPGLSVPPLPEEGRVDLTHLPAYAIDDEESQDPDDAVFAERVEEGFRLWVHVADVAALVEPYSPLDQEAMRRGANLYLPEGTVPMLPPGITEALGLGLREVSPALTFALWVSEEGEVLSEEVFPSWVRVERLSYREALGVAELEALRELALIFRRRRLAQGGLELRLPEAKVRLEGDEVRIRPLEAYESRIWVQEAMHLAGYAAAHLAYREGLPFPFATQEAPSKRVEGEGLSAMWEQRKALKRAQLKAVPAPHKGLGLPLYAQVTSPLRRYLDLVAHQQLRAWLKGEKPLSQEEVLQRVGAAEAMADLVREGERRSKLHWTLVYLMEKGYEGRGVLVEKRGGQGVFLLPELGLSAQVALPRPLALDTEATLRFLEADLPRLEARFALL encoded by the coding sequence GTGGCCGCGTTGGTGGTCTACAAGGGTAGGCCCGCCTTGGCGGTGGAGAAGGGGGACCGGCTAGAGCTCACCCTGCCTGGTGGTTCCCAGGTAAGGGTGCGTCCCAAGGACGTCCTCTGGCTTCACCCTGGGCCCGCTTCTTTGGAGTTAAGCCCGCCCGAGGGCGAGGAGGAGGCTGCCTGGGAACTCCTCCAGGGCCAGGTGGTGGAGCTTAAGGACCTGGCGGAGCTGGTCTACGGGGCGTACACGCCCGATACCGCTTTCGGTGCCTATCTTTTGGCGCAAAGGGGGGAGCGCTTCCTCCTGGAAGGGGAGAGGGTCCGGGCCCGCACGCGGGAGGAGGTGGAGGCCCGCCTCGAGGCCCAAAGGCAACGGGAGGAGCGGGAAAGGCTTTTCCAGGAGGGGATAAGGCGGCTTAGGGAAGGGGTGCTGGCCCTGGAGGACCGCCCCTTGGTCCAGGAGGTGGAGGCCGTGGCCTTGGGGGAAAGAAGGGAAAGCCGGGTGCTCAAGGCCCTGGGCCTTCCCGAGACCCCGGAGGCGGCCCACGCCCTTCTCCTTCGCCTCGGGGTGTGGCGGCGGGAAAACCCCCATCCCCGGCGTCTTGGCTTAGCCCTTTCCCCCCCTGGGCTTTCCGTGCCCCCTTTGCCCGAGGAAGGGCGGGTAGACCTCACCCACCTCCCCGCCTACGCCATTGACGACGAGGAAAGCCAGGACCCGGATGACGCCGTCTTTGCCGAGAGGGTAGAGGAGGGGTTTCGGCTTTGGGTGCACGTGGCGGATGTGGCGGCCTTGGTGGAGCCCTATAGCCCCTTGGACCAGGAGGCCATGCGCCGGGGGGCTAACCTGTACCTGCCCGAGGGTACGGTACCCATGCTTCCTCCTGGGATCACCGAGGCCTTGGGGCTTGGGCTTAGGGAGGTTTCCCCGGCCCTCACCTTTGCCCTTTGGGTTTCCGAGGAGGGGGAGGTCCTCTCCGAGGAGGTCTTCCCCAGCTGGGTGCGGGTGGAAAGGCTTAGCTACCGGGAAGCCCTAGGGGTGGCGGAGCTTGAGGCCCTAAGGGAGCTGGCCCTAATCTTTCGCCGCAGGCGGCTGGCCCAGGGGGGCCTCGAGCTCCGCCTGCCCGAGGCCAAGGTGCGCCTGGAAGGGGACGAGGTGCGGATCCGGCCCCTGGAGGCCTACGAGAGCCGCATCTGGGTGCAGGAAGCCATGCACCTGGCGGGCTACGCCGCTGCCCACCTGGCTTATAGGGAAGGCCTTCCCTTTCCCTTCGCCACCCAGGAGGCTCCCTCTAAGCGGGTGGAAGGGGAGGGCCTAAGCGCCATGTGGGAGCAGCGGAAGGCCCTGAAACGGGCCCAGCTTAAGGCGGTGCCCGCCCCCCATAAGGGCCTTGGCCTTCCCCTTTACGCCCAGGTGACGAGCCCCTTGAGGCGGTACCTGGACCTGGTGGCCCACCAGCAGCTAAGGGCCTGGCTCAAGGGGGAAAAACCCCTTTCCCAGGAGGAGGTCCTGCAACGGGTGGGGGCGGCGGAGGCCATGGCCGATCTGGTGCGGGAGGGGGAAAGGAGAAGCAAGCTCCACTGGACCCTGGTGTACCTGATGGAAAAGGGGTACGAGGGGAGGGGGGTCTTGGTGGAGAAGAGGGGAGGGCAGGGGGTTTTCCTCCTGCCGGAACTTGGCCTTAGCGCCCAGGTGGCCCTGCCTAGGCCCTTAGCCCTGGACACCGAGGCCACCCTCCGTTTCCTGGAGGCGGATCTTCCTCGCCTCGAGGCCCGCTTTGCCCTTCTCTAG
- the icd gene encoding NADP-dependent isocitrate dehydrogenase, whose protein sequence is MAYKHIRIPEEGERITIKDGVLQVPDRPLIGFIEGDGTGPDIWRAAKPVLDAAVEKAYGGKRRIAWVEIYAGEKANAVYGEPIWLPEETLDFIREYLVAIKGPLTTPVGGGIRSINVALRQELDLYACVRPVRWFKGVPSPVKHPELVNMVIFRENTEDIYAGIEWPAGSEEVKKVLDFLKREFPKAYAKIRFPETSGIGIKPVSKEGTERLVDAAIAYAIKEDLPSVTLVHKGNIMKFTEGAFREWGYALAREKYGATPLEGGPWHVLKNPRTGREIIIKDMIADNFLQQILLRPDEYSVIATLNLNGDYISDALAAQVGGIGIAPGANINYLTGHAVFEATHGTAPKYAGQDKVNPSSVILSGEMMLRYLGWNEAADLILQAMERTVAKGLVTYDFHRLLLAEGKPATLLKTSEFGRALMEHM, encoded by the coding sequence ATGGCCTACAAGCACATCCGCATCCCCGAGGAAGGCGAAAGGATCACCATCAAGGACGGAGTCCTCCAGGTTCCCGACCGGCCCCTCATCGGCTTCATTGAGGGGGATGGGACCGGCCCCGACATCTGGAGAGCCGCCAAGCCCGTATTGGACGCTGCGGTGGAAAAGGCCTACGGGGGGAAGCGCAGAATCGCCTGGGTGGAGATCTACGCCGGAGAAAAGGCCAATGCCGTATACGGGGAGCCCATCTGGCTCCCGGAGGAAACCTTGGACTTCATCCGGGAGTACCTGGTGGCCATCAAAGGACCCCTGACCACCCCGGTGGGCGGAGGCATCCGCTCCATCAACGTGGCCCTAAGGCAGGAGCTGGACCTCTATGCCTGCGTGCGCCCCGTGCGCTGGTTTAAAGGGGTGCCAAGCCCGGTGAAGCACCCCGAGCTGGTGAACATGGTCATCTTCCGGGAGAACACCGAGGACATCTACGCGGGGATTGAGTGGCCTGCGGGAAGCGAGGAGGTGAAGAAGGTCCTGGACTTCCTCAAGCGGGAGTTCCCCAAGGCCTACGCCAAGATCCGCTTCCCCGAGACCTCGGGGATCGGGATCAAGCCGGTTTCCAAGGAGGGCACGGAGCGCCTGGTGGACGCCGCCATCGCCTATGCCATCAAGGAGGACCTCCCCAGCGTCACCCTGGTGCACAAGGGCAACATCATGAAGTTCACGGAAGGGGCCTTCCGGGAGTGGGGCTACGCCCTGGCCCGGGAAAAGTACGGGGCCACGCCCTTAGAAGGCGGCCCCTGGCACGTGCTGAAAAACCCCAGGACCGGCAGGGAGATCATCATCAAGGACATGATCGCCGACAACTTCCTGCAGCAGATCCTCCTCCGCCCCGACGAGTACTCGGTGATCGCCACCTTGAACCTAAACGGGGACTACATCTCCGACGCCCTGGCCGCCCAGGTGGGCGGGATCGGCATCGCCCCAGGGGCCAACATCAACTACCTGACAGGGCATGCGGTCTTTGAGGCCACCCACGGCACCGCCCCCAAGTACGCGGGCCAGGACAAGGTGAACCCCAGTAGCGTCATCCTCTCGGGGGAGATGATGCTCCGCTACCTGGGCTGGAACGAGGCGGCGGACCTTATCCTCCAGGCCATGGAGCGCACCGTCGCCAAGGGGCTGGTCACCTACGACTTCCACCGGCTTCTCCTGGCGGAGGGCAAACCCGCCACCCTCCTCAAGACCAGCGAGTTCGGCCGGGCCTTGATGGAGCACATGTGA
- a CDS encoding NAD(P)/FAD-dependent oxidoreductase: protein MPDALVVGAGIVGAACAYRLAQVGFKVVVLEKEATFAQGSTGRSAAGVRVQFSEPLNVLLSYHSILEYQGIPEAGYRPIGYLFLVPEALKEVQEEALATQKALGVPVAKLSLREAQAHVPFREEGLAYATFGPMDGIIDPHGVTAHYLREARRLGAQVRFSEPLLSARRAKGVWRVETPKGELEAPFLLLCTGAWTGEVGERLGLEIPIQPVRRMVFATGPVPFSHAFPLTIDLATGFYLRSEGPRVLLGRSNPDEPPGFRGGMDWGWLAPTLEAGLFRFPFLEGLALDRKASWWGYYEMTPDANPILGFVEEGLLVAAGFSGHGVQQAAMVGRLMAEEVAHGKARSLDISPFRLDRFRKGHLLKERGIV, encoded by the coding sequence ATGCCCGATGCCCTTGTGGTGGGGGCGGGGATCGTGGGGGCGGCCTGTGCCTACCGCCTGGCCCAGGTGGGGTTTAAGGTGGTGGTCCTGGAGAAGGAGGCCACCTTTGCCCAAGGCTCCACCGGGAGAAGCGCCGCCGGGGTGCGGGTGCAGTTCTCCGAGCCCTTGAACGTGCTCCTTTCCTACCATTCCATCCTGGAGTACCAAGGGATTCCTGAGGCCGGTTACCGGCCCATCGGGTACCTTTTCCTGGTGCCCGAGGCCCTAAAGGAGGTCCAGGAGGAGGCCCTGGCCACCCAGAAGGCCTTGGGGGTACCGGTGGCCAAGCTTTCCCTAAGGGAAGCCCAGGCCCATGTGCCCTTCCGGGAAGAGGGCCTGGCCTACGCCACCTTTGGCCCTATGGACGGGATCATAGACCCCCATGGGGTGACCGCCCATTACCTTAGGGAGGCCAGGCGGCTTGGGGCCCAGGTGCGCTTTTCCGAGCCCTTGCTCTCGGCCCGCAGGGCAAAGGGCGTGTGGCGGGTGGAAACGCCCAAAGGGGAGCTGGAGGCCCCCTTTCTCCTCCTCTGCACCGGGGCCTGGACGGGGGAGGTGGGGGAAAGGCTTGGCCTGGAGATCCCCATCCAGCCCGTGCGCCGCATGGTCTTCGCCACGGGGCCAGTGCCCTTTTCCCACGCCTTTCCCCTCACCATAGACCTGGCCACGGGCTTTTACCTGCGCTCGGAGGGTCCTAGGGTGCTCCTGGGCCGGTCCAACCCGGATGAGCCCCCGGGTTTTAGGGGAGGCATGGACTGGGGGTGGCTTGCGCCCACCCTCGAGGCGGGTCTCTTCCGCTTTCCCTTCCTGGAGGGGCTTGCCCTGGACCGGAAGGCCAGCTGGTGGGGCTACTACGAGATGACTCCCGACGCCAATCCCATCCTGGGCTTTGTGGAGGAGGGGCTTTTGGTGGCGGCGGGCTTTTCCGGCCACGGGGTGCAGCAGGCGGCCATGGTGGGGAGGCTCATGGCGGAGGAGGTGGCCCACGGGAAGGCCAGGAGCCTGGATATAAGCCCTTTCCGCCTGGACCGCTTCCGGAAGGGGCATTTGCTGAAGGAGAGGGGTATCGTCTGA
- the miaB gene encoding tRNA (N6-isopentenyl adenosine(37)-C2)-methylthiotransferase MiaB, with translation MRAHIITFGCQMNEYDSHLVASELVSLGWELVDSVEEADFVLVNTCAVRGKPVEKVRSLLGQLRREKERRGLLIGLMGCLAQLDEGQQMARKFGVDVLLGPGALTSLPEALKGNQRFWDLTFKEDLLDYIPPPPKGALSAHVTIIRGCNHHCTYCIVPTTRGPEVSRHPDLILREIEALREAGVVEVTLLGQNVNSYGKDQPGFPSFAELLRMVGQMGIPRVRFLTSHPVNFTDDIIEAIAETPAITRYIHLPVQSGSDRVLRRMAREYRRAQYLERIRRIREVLPDAVLSTDIIVGFPGETEEDFQETLSLYDEVGYDQAYMFIYSPRPGTPAYKHFQDLPREVKVERLQRLIEKQKEWSYRRNLEWVGKTVEVLVRGVAKEEGYAQGHDRGNHPVLVPAHQAPTPGLYPVEIKQATPHLLLGEVVGAREPAPIPLPVA, from the coding sequence ATGCGCGCCCACATCATTACCTTCGGATGCCAGATGAACGAGTACGACTCCCACCTGGTGGCCAGTGAGCTGGTGAGCCTGGGGTGGGAGTTGGTGGACTCGGTGGAGGAGGCGGACTTCGTCCTGGTGAACACCTGCGCCGTCCGCGGCAAGCCCGTGGAGAAGGTGCGCTCCCTTTTAGGCCAGCTCCGTAGGGAAAAGGAGAGGAGGGGCCTTCTCATCGGGCTCATGGGCTGCCTGGCCCAGCTGGACGAGGGGCAGCAGATGGCCCGCAAGTTTGGGGTGGATGTTCTCCTGGGCCCCGGGGCCCTCACCTCCCTGCCCGAGGCCTTGAAGGGGAACCAGCGCTTTTGGGACCTTACCTTCAAGGAAGACCTTTTGGACTACATTCCCCCACCCCCCAAGGGAGCCCTTTCCGCCCACGTGACCATCATCCGCGGGTGCAACCACCACTGCACCTACTGCATCGTCCCCACCACCCGGGGTCCTGAGGTCTCCCGCCACCCGGACCTGATCCTGAGGGAGATAGAAGCCCTGAGGGAGGCCGGGGTGGTGGAGGTTACCCTACTGGGGCAGAACGTGAACTCCTACGGCAAGGACCAGCCGGGCTTTCCCAGCTTCGCTGAGCTCCTAAGAATGGTGGGGCAGATGGGCATCCCCCGGGTGCGCTTCCTCACCAGCCACCCGGTGAACTTCACCGACGACATCATTGAAGCCATTGCCGAAACCCCCGCCATCACCCGTTACATCCACCTTCCGGTCCAGTCTGGCTCGGACCGGGTGCTTAGGCGCATGGCCCGGGAGTACCGGCGGGCACAGTATCTGGAGCGGATCCGGAGGATCCGGGAAGTCCTGCCGGATGCCGTGCTTTCCACGGACATCATCGTGGGCTTCCCCGGGGAGACGGAGGAGGACTTCCAGGAGACCCTTTCCCTCTACGACGAGGTGGGTTACGACCAAGCCTACATGTTCATCTACTCTCCTAGGCCCGGTACTCCCGCCTACAAGCACTTCCAGGACCTGCCCCGCGAGGTGAAGGTGGAAAGGCTCCAACGCCTCATTGAAAAGCAGAAGGAGTGGAGCTACCGCCGCAACCTGGAGTGGGTGGGGAAGACCGTGGAGGTCCTGGTGCGGGGGGTGGCCAAGGAGGAGGGGTATGCCCAGGGGCACGACCGGGGTAACCATCCGGTGCTGGTCCCCGCCCACCAGGCCCCCACCCCGGGGCTCTACCCGGTGGAGATCAAGCAGGCCACCCCGCACCTGCTCCTCGGGGAGGTGGTGGGGGCCAGGGAGCCCGCTCCCATCCCCTTGCCCGTGGCCTAA
- a CDS encoding NAD(P)/FAD-dependent oxidoreductase: MRRVGEAEVVVLGAGVAGLTAARLLRERGHRVLVVAQDLGEASRVPVALVNPLRGKRFTLARRGEEALEAALRFYSRFVPLHLGVFRPVPEGEREKVAARLGGLQHSWEEGGVLLEEAFWLEPRALLGRLAEGLSLLKARVLAWEPPYLVLEGGGRVRGEVLVYAGGGQGAHLLRLEGRHIPGLVLLLLDYFPRAISYRVYLAGSALGGSYLPHRSHPEAPPPTEGEVEWLLKGAEGLLGYRPSVASLWRGVRFRLDQPLPPGGLDLPYLFPVEGGFALTGFGSTGFLYAPWLGERLLEALGW, encoded by the coding sequence ATGAGGCGGGTGGGGGAGGCCGAGGTGGTGGTCCTGGGGGCCGGGGTGGCGGGGCTTACCGCCGCCCGGCTCCTCCGGGAAAGGGGGCACCGGGTGTTGGTGGTGGCCCAGGACCTGGGGGAGGCAAGCCGGGTGCCTGTGGCCCTGGTGAACCCCTTGCGGGGGAAGCGGTTTACCCTGGCGAGGAGGGGAGAGGAGGCCCTCGAGGCGGCCCTTCGCTTCTACAGCCGCTTCGTGCCCTTGCACCTTGGGGTCTTCCGTCCGGTGCCGGAAGGGGAAAGGGAAAAGGTGGCGGCGCGGCTCGGAGGGCTCCAGCATTCCTGGGAAGAAGGGGGGGTCCTTTTGGAGGAGGCCTTTTGGCTGGAGCCCAGGGCCCTTTTGGGGAGGCTTGCGGAAGGGCTTTCCCTTCTTAAGGCCCGGGTGCTGGCCTGGGAGCCCCCCTATTTGGTCCTGGAGGGCGGGGGAAGGGTCCGGGGGGAGGTGTTGGTCTACGCTGGGGGTGGGCAGGGGGCCCATCTTCTGCGCTTGGAGGGGCGGCACATCCCGGGGCTGGTCCTCCTCCTGCTGGACTACTTCCCCCGGGCCATCAGCTACCGGGTCTACCTGGCGGGAAGCGCCCTAGGGGGAAGCTACCTTCCCCATCGTTCCCACCCCGAGGCGCCTCCTCCCACGGAGGGGGAGGTGGAATGGCTCCTAAAGGGCGCGGAAGGGCTTCTGGGCTACCGTCCCTCGGTGGCCTCCCTATGGCGGGGTGTGCGCTTCCGTTTGGACCAGCCCCTTCCGCCTGGGGGTTTGGACCTTCCCTACCTTTTTCCCGTGGAAGGGGGCTTTGCCCTCACGGGTTTTGGCTCCACGGGGTTCCTCTACGCACCCTGGCTAGGGGAAAGGCTTCTTGAGGCCCTAGGATGGTAG
- a CDS encoding molybdenum cofactor guanylyltransferase, with translation MYSGAVIAGGLSRRFGEDKALYPYRGKPLLRWVLDSLEEAGERFIVANRPYPGFGVPVYPDLLPGADSLSGLHSALFHARHSWVAVAATDLPFLTPGYWAFLFEKALASPYPVVVAYNPEGHLEPLMALYHKDCLPQVERQIREGDFLLRRVMEALGATYIPAEEVVARFGAQVFLNANRKEELP, from the coding sequence ATGTACTCGGGGGCGGTGATCGCTGGGGGGCTTTCCCGCAGGTTTGGGGAGGACAAGGCCCTTTACCCTTACCGGGGAAAGCCCCTCCTTAGATGGGTCTTGGATAGCCTCGAGGAGGCGGGGGAACGCTTCATCGTGGCCAACCGGCCCTACCCTGGCTTCGGCGTGCCCGTGTACCCTGATCTGCTCCCAGGGGCGGATAGCCTTTCGGGTCTCCACTCCGCCCTCTTCCACGCCCGCCATTCCTGGGTGGCGGTGGCGGCCACGGACCTGCCCTTCCTGACCCCAGGGTACTGGGCCTTTCTCTTTGAAAAGGCCTTGGCCTCCCCTTACCCGGTGGTGGTGGCCTATAACCCGGAAGGCCACCTCGAGCCCCTCATGGCCCTCTACCATAAGGACTGCCTTCCCCAGGTGGAACGGCAGATCCGGGAAGGGGATTTCCTCCTGAGGCGGGTGATGGAGGCCTTGGGCGCCACCTATATCCCCGCGGAGGAGGTGGTGGCCCGCTTCGGTGCCCAGGTCTTCCTCAACGCCAACCGCAAGGAAGAGCTTCCCTAG